From the Tripterygium wilfordii isolate XIE 37 chromosome 6, ASM1340144v1, whole genome shotgun sequence genome, one window contains:
- the LOC120000297 gene encoding uncharacterized protein LOC120000297: protein MEAVASVMDKLKGFAKSSCDFVVGLAHPRDKSYSRNPIEILKRLQREAFSDLMKLRDRQDKVERVLSFYKTSKGSPFQEASTIVRGKVDVLGAILLMGDPDQQCTDALDRAGIRTGIGTRFAFETSLRAKDTLLAEFAASQQDAEFTGHRSGGALSLAKVSYRANVNDWLTAIAIPIGAQCRDFSSSTTHQEKGLTDLSSIGPPLLNQQNGCAFGLTVKSSNVIASLAQSVSGPGMQTDFDEIGHHFGTFGQLACPLPRRIRLSLMGLLQVPKLSRCCVKFGALTIPMGFLKRSKAPESLFEASAPPEETISREIVSTGSVALRLESEFDENTRIEGWIEMKDSNPKNLQWAVTMTDDSEDEFGWGMSFSGMLEGPKNWEHLQIESYVKLNLGKKFCLKPGVVYATDRDTRMLALMLRSNLSF from the exons ATGGAAGCTGTGGCTTCAGTGATGGATAAATTGAAAGGATTCGCCAAATCTAGCTGCGACTTCGTTGTCGGCCTTGCTCATCCCCGCGACAAATCGTATAGCCGGAATCCG ATTGAAATCCTTAAGCGGTTGCAACGGGAGGCATTTTCAGATCTGATGAAACTCAGGGACAGACAAGATAAAGTTGAGCGAGTGCTTTCCTTTTATAAAACATCTAAGGGAAGCCCTTTTCAGGAGGCCAGTACAATTGTTAGGGGCAAGGTCGATGTCCTGGGAGCTATACTGTTAATGGGTGATCCTGATCAGCAGTGTACTGATGCACTTGATAGAGCAGGTATCAGAACTGGGATTGGTACAAGGTTTGCTTTTGAAACAAGCCTTCGGGCGAAAGATACTCTCTTGGCAGAGTTTGCAGCAAGTCAACAAGACGCAGAATTTACTGGTCATAGGTCAGGAGGAGCACTTTCTCTAGCAAAAGTATCATATAGGGCAAACGTCAATGACTGGCTTACTGCAATTGCAATTCCAATAGGTGCTCAATGCAGAGACTTTTCAAGTTCTACCACCCATCAG GAAAAGGGCCTGACTGATCTGTCATCTATTGGACCGCCGCTTTTGAATCAGCAAAATGGTTGTGCATTTGGTTTGACAGTGAAAAGTTCAAATGTCATTGCTTCATTGGCCCAGTCTGTTTCTGGACCGGGGATGCAAACTGATTTTGATGAAATTGGGCATCATTTTGGCACTTTTGGGCAACTTGCGTGTCCACTTCCTAGAAGAATAAGGCTCTCTCTTATGGGTCTTCTGCAAGTGCCTAAATTATCGAGATGTTGTGTCAAGTTTGGAGCCCTCACTATACCCATGGGCTTTCTGAAACGCAGTAAAGCTCCAGAGTCATTGTTTGAAGCATCTGCGCCACCAGAAGAAACAATCAGCCGGGAAATTGTATCCACTGGCTCCGTTGCTCTGAGATTGGAGTCAGAATTTGATGAAAATACAAGAATTGAGGGTTGGATTGAGATGAAAGATTCAAATCCCAAAAATTTACAGTGGGCTGTCACCATGACTGATGATTCAGAAGATGAATTCGGATGGGGGATGAGTTTCAGCGGGATGTTGGAGGGTCCTAAAAACTGGGAACATTTACAAATTGAATCCTACGTAAAATTGAACTTAGGTAAGAAATTTTGCTTGAAACCAGGCGTTGTATATGCAACAGATAGGGACACCCGAATGCTTGCCCTCATGCTTCGGTCCAACTTGTCCTTCTAA
- the LOC120000298 gene encoding SKP1-like protein 1A, which produces MSTSKKITLKSSDGEIFEVDEVVALESQIIKHLIEDDCADNGIPLPNVTSEILSKVIEYCKRRVDSAMAEERTANADDDQDTIFDIGLMRLAFAAWDADFVKVDQATLFDLILAANYLNIKSLLDLTCQTVADMIKGKTPEEIRKTFNLENAFTPEEEEEVRRENQWAFE; this is translated from the exons ATGTCGACGAGCAAGAAAATCACTCTGAAGAGCTCTGATGGAGAGATTTTTGAGGTTGACGAGGTCGTGGCCTTGGAATCGCAGATTATTAAGCACCTGATCGAGGACGATTGTGCCGATAACGGGATCCCGCTCCCCAACGTCACCAGCGAGATCCTGTCGAAGGTTATCGAGTACTGCAAAAGACGCGTAGATTCTGCGATGGCTGAGGAGCGCACCGCGAATGCTGACGATGATCAGGACACCATCTTCGATATTGGGCTG ATGAGATTAGCTTTCGCGGCTTGGGATGCTGACTTCGTCAAGGTTGACCAGGCCACCCTCTTCGATCTTATCCTG GCTGCCAACTATCTCAATATCAAGAGCTTGCTGGACCTTACTTGTCAGACAGTAGCAGATATGATCAAGGGGAAAACACCGGAGGAGATCCGCAAGACTTTCAACTTAGAGAATGCCTTTACAccagaggaagaggaggaggttCGTCGGGAGAACCAATGGGCTTTTGAGTGA